The following are encoded in a window of Bacteroidota bacterium genomic DNA:
- the hemB gene encoding porphobilinogen synthase: protein MADFPVKRLRRLRYNTKVRDLVRETVLTKNDFIYPLFVIPGEGKIEEIRSMPGVFRFSIDELVKECKEVAALGIPAVILFGIPDHKDEVGSDAYSDEGIIQRAIRAIKKEVKDLLIMTDVCLCEYTSHGHCGVLNGEEILNDETVDLLVKEAVSHAKAGADVIAPSDMMDGRIGAIRKGLDENGFRNIPVLSYAVKYASGYYGPFRDAADSAPAFGDRRSHQMDVANSSEALREALSDIDEGADIIMVKPAGAYLDIIKMVKDATGMPLAAYQVSGEYAMIKAAGKLDWIDEERVMMESLVSIKRAGADMILTYFAKEASKFLDRQK, encoded by the coding sequence ATGGCTGACTTTCCAGTAAAAAGGCTGCGCCGTTTAAGATACAATACAAAAGTGCGTGATCTCGTAAGAGAAACGGTTCTTACCAAAAACGATTTTATTTATCCTTTGTTCGTAATTCCCGGAGAGGGGAAAATTGAAGAGATTCGCTCGATGCCGGGAGTCTTCCGGTTTTCGATAGACGAACTGGTAAAGGAATGCAAGGAGGTGGCAGCTCTGGGGATTCCGGCAGTGATACTTTTTGGCATTCCTGATCACAAGGATGAAGTTGGTTCCGATGCTTATTCGGACGAAGGCATCATCCAGCGGGCTATTCGTGCCATCAAAAAAGAGGTGAAAGACCTTCTCATAATGACAGATGTCTGTCTGTGTGAGTACACTTCGCACGGTCATTGCGGGGTGTTGAATGGTGAGGAGATTCTGAATGATGAAACCGTTGATCTTCTTGTAAAGGAAGCGGTGTCCCATGCAAAAGCCGGGGCTGATGTAATTGCCCCTTCAGATATGATGGACGGAAGAATTGGTGCCATAAGAAAAGGACTTGATGAAAACGGTTTTAGAAACATTCCTGTATTAAGCTATGCAGTGAAGTATGCCTCCGGATACTACGGACCGTTCAGAGATGCCGCTGATTCCGCACCCGCATTTGGCGACAGAAGATCGCATCAAATGGATGTTGCCAACAGCAGTGAAGCCTTACGCGAAGCATTAAGTGACATCGATGAAGGTGCAGACATTATTATGGTCAAACCGGCAGGTGCATATCTTGATATAATTAAAATGGTAAAAGATGCCACGGGAATGCCACTCGCGGCATATCAGGTGTCGGGTGAGTATGCGATGATTAAAGCAGCCGGAAAGCTTGACTGGATAGATGAAGAAAGAGTAATGATGGAATCGCTCGTCTCGATTAAGAGAGCGGGAGCTGACATGATCCTGACATACTTTGCCAAGGAAGCATCAAAATTTCTTGACAGACAAAAATGA
- the hemL gene encoding glutamate-1-semialdehyde 2,1-aminomutase — protein sequence MDIRRSKELFEQAKNFIPGGVNSPVRAFKSVGGNPVFMARGEGSRLFDVDGNEYIDYIGSWGPHIFGHNPPFIKKAVTDALENGSSFGAPTEMEVRMAELITSMVPSVEMVRMVNSGTEATMSAVRVARGFTGREKIIKFEGCYHGHADFFLIKAGSGALTLGEPNSPGVTKGTASDTLIARYNDLDNVKEIVKNNKNEVAALILEPVVGNMGVVIPTEDFINGLRELCSEEGIVFILDEVMTGFRLAAGGAQEVFGITPDLTTFGKIIGGGLPVGAFGGKREIMEKLAPLGPVYQAGTLSGNPLAMASGYAALSHIKENPGIYSLLEDRTDQLETGFRENLDKLGKNYRINRIGSMISMFFTDSPVYDFDTAVKSDTALYAKFFHGMLDRGIYLPPAQFESWFLSTALSEEDIDRTVKAHFETLNEIV from the coding sequence ATGGATATTAGAAGAAGTAAAGAACTTTTTGAACAGGCTAAAAATTTTATTCCCGGTGGTGTAAACTCACCCGTACGGGCATTTAAGTCGGTTGGTGGCAATCCTGTCTTCATGGCTCGCGGTGAAGGTTCCAGACTGTTCGATGTGGATGGAAATGAATATATAGATTACATTGGAAGCTGGGGACCGCACATTTTCGGGCATAATCCACCTTTCATCAAAAAGGCTGTGACAGACGCTCTTGAGAATGGATCAAGTTTTGGTGCACCCACTGAAATGGAAGTCAGGATGGCAGAACTGATTACTTCGATGGTGCCATCGGTTGAAATGGTACGAATGGTAAATTCGGGTACTGAAGCAACAATGAGTGCCGTCAGAGTGGCAAGAGGATTTACCGGTCGGGAAAAGATAATCAAATTTGAAGGCTGCTACCACGGACATGCAGACTTTTTCCTGATTAAAGCAGGCAGTGGTGCCCTAACTCTCGGCGAACCGAACAGCCCCGGTGTTACAAAAGGGACTGCCTCAGACACCCTGATAGCCAGATATAACGATCTGGATAATGTTAAGGAGATCGTAAAAAACAATAAAAATGAAGTGGCTGCGCTGATTCTTGAGCCTGTGGTAGGCAACATGGGTGTAGTAATACCGACAGAAGATTTTATAAACGGACTTCGTGAACTGTGCAGCGAAGAGGGAATAGTTTTTATTCTGGATGAAGTAATGACCGGATTCCGCCTCGCTGCCGGTGGTGCGCAGGAAGTATTTGGAATAACTCCCGATCTTACAACTTTTGGTAAAATTATCGGTGGGGGACTTCCGGTAGGAGCGTTTGGCGGCAAAAGAGAGATTATGGAAAAGCTTGCTCCCCTCGGTCCCGTCTATCAGGCAGGAACCCTTAGCGGCAATCCTCTCGCCATGGCATCAGGTTATGCGGCTCTCTCACACATAAAGGAAAATCCGGGAATCTACAGTCTTCTGGAGGACAGAACCGACCAGTTGGAGACGGGATTCAGAGAGAATCTTGATAAACTTGGAAAAAACTACAGAATAAACAGGATTGGATCGATGATCAGCATGTTTTTCACAGATTCTCCTGTTTACGATTTTGATACTGCCGTCAAATCTGATACTGCTCTTTACGCAAAGTTTTTCCATGGAATGCTCGACAGAGGGATTTACCTTCCACCCGCACAGTTTGAATCGTGGTTCTTGAGTACTGCACTGAGCGAAGAAGATATTGACAGGACTGTGAAAGCCCATTTCGAAACTCTTAATGAAATTGTTTAA
- a CDS encoding metalloprotease family protein: MIDILVSASKNTLIHLTLMFGLTGIITMLLFLLQRMICISFNKTTGWKGVYITAWIGTPVHEFSHALFCVIFGHKINEVALFKPDKASGVLGYVTHNYNPKSIYQSIGNFFIGIAPLLVGSLILFLLFDTFFPDQASAAIKSNFNLNKLDSSISEVFKEVYAGIGTNFSILRTSLLKPGILAITILYVMTSISAHIAPSHTDLKNALPGFGLLAGIILTFNLVAAFMKFDTTLLMSKISLFLGKLHGILLFGLALTIFTFLLFYIPLAVYYLFKNKRILNPFF, translated from the coding sequence ATGATTGACATCCTTGTAAGTGCCTCCAAAAACACCCTGATTCACCTGACACTGATGTTTGGATTGACCGGGATTATTACCATGTTGCTCTTCCTGTTGCAAAGGATGATATGCATCTCCTTTAATAAAACCACAGGGTGGAAAGGTGTCTACATCACCGCATGGATCGGAACTCCTGTTCACGAGTTTTCACATGCACTGTTCTGTGTTATTTTTGGACACAAAATCAATGAAGTTGCGCTCTTTAAACCTGACAAGGCTTCAGGTGTTCTCGGATATGTCACTCACAACTACAATCCTAAAAGTATTTACCAGTCGATCGGGAATTTTTTCATCGGTATTGCCCCCCTGCTGGTGGGAAGTCTTATACTCTTTTTACTGTTCGACACTTTTTTCCCTGATCAGGCTTCGGCTGCAATTAAATCCAATTTCAATCTAAACAAACTCGATTCCTCCATAAGTGAAGTTTTTAAGGAAGTTTATGCTGGAATTGGAACAAATTTCTCAATTCTGCGGACTTCACTTCTGAAACCCGGAATTCTTGCAATCACAATACTTTATGTGATGACCTCAATCTCTGCCCACATTGCTCCCAGTCATACCGATCTGAAAAATGCATTGCCAGGTTTTGGACTACTTGCAGGAATAATACTGACTTTTAATTTAGTGGCTGCCTTCATGAAGTTTGACACAACATTACTAATGAGCAAAATTTCATTGTTCCTGGGAAAACTGCATGGAATTTTACTTTTTGGACTCGCGCTCACAATCTTCACTTTTTTACTATTCTACATACCTCTTGCAGTTTACTATCTTTTTAAAAACAAAAGGATCCTGAACCCGTTTTTTTGA
- the nth gene encoding endonuclease III — MSTDKSVQAKEVVRRMKEVYPEAVCALNFNSPFELLTATMLSAQCTDARVNLVTADLFKKFKSPADFVSAPVETIEQAIFSTGFYRQKAKSIKSCCEILVSQFGGEVPSDFDTLKELPGVGRKTASVVVGNAYGIPAIAVDTHVKRLSNLLGLVESADPDKIEAQLKELLDPSDWVLFSHQLATHGRNVCFARKPECGRCILNDICPAGSVAVNE; from the coding sequence ATGTCAACAGATAAATCAGTACAGGCGAAAGAAGTCGTAAGGCGGATGAAAGAGGTCTATCCCGAAGCGGTTTGCGCCCTGAATTTTAATTCACCTTTCGAGCTTTTAACAGCTACCATGCTTTCCGCTCAATGCACCGATGCAAGAGTCAATCTGGTAACTGCAGACCTTTTCAAGAAATTCAAATCGCCGGCAGATTTTGTTTCTGCCCCCGTGGAAACGATAGAACAAGCCATTTTCTCAACAGGATTTTACAGACAAAAAGCAAAAAGTATCAAGAGTTGCTGCGAGATACTTGTGAGTCAGTTTGGTGGTGAAGTTCCTTCTGATTTTGACACACTTAAGGAGTTGCCCGGGGTTGGGAGAAAAACTGCATCGGTAGTGGTTGGGAATGCGTATGGAATTCCTGCTATTGCGGTTGACACCCATGTAAAGAGGCTTTCCAATTTGCTGGGACTGGTGGAGAGTGCCGATCCGGACAAAATTGAGGCACAACTTAAAGAGTTACTCGATCCTTCTGACTGGGTTCTCTTTTCTCATCAACTTGCCACACACGGAAGGAATGTCTGTTTCGCAAGAAAACCGGAATGCGGTCGTTGTATCTTGAATGACATCTGTCCCGCAGGATCGGTGGCTGTGAATGAGTAA
- a CDS encoding GNAT family N-acetyltransferase, with product MSIENVINIRPAENKDIDKIRELLRTTWHDAYSFIPVGDLDSYLDENYSPVKLKEILNTDREECFVYDDGSEVAGWMRLRRDDDNNIFTVISLYVHPKSQGNGIGKQLLDFACEFALEYRFEKVTLGVMTQNEKSVKWYKKQGFETVRREPFTMGSTTVEHLIMEKIIFFQ from the coding sequence ATGTCGATCGAGAATGTAATCAATATCAGACCTGCAGAAAACAAAGATATCGATAAAATCAGGGAATTGCTCCGCACAACATGGCATGATGCATACTCTTTCATCCCTGTCGGGGATCTGGATTCGTATCTCGATGAAAATTATTCACCCGTCAAATTAAAGGAAATTCTGAATACCGACCGCGAGGAGTGCTTCGTTTATGACGACGGTAGTGAAGTTGCAGGCTGGATGAGACTGAGAAGAGATGACGACAACAACATTTTCACCGTAATATCACTTTATGTTCATCCTAAAAGTCAGGGAAACGGGATAGGTAAACAACTCCTCGATTTCGCCTGTGAGTTCGCTTTGGAGTACCGTTTCGAAAAAGTCACCCTCGGTGTCATGACTCAAAATGAAAAAAGTGTGAAATGGTATAAAAAACAGGGATTTGAGACTGTGAGGAGAGAACCTTTCACCATGGGTAGTACAACAGTCGAGCATTTAATCATGGAAAAAATAATTTTCTTTCAGTAA
- the porU gene encoding type IX secretion system sortase PorU: MLKKISLSIVALFLTVFPQSDLRLVQSSPASCIIEFIPDYTDTSMHLYGERLYREINFRGAGVLPNLKAGMPNLKSRVISLGVPFENGVTAEIISASFKYFDGELPPVAEISFNEDRNPVYTWVSKPGTIDLSENIIFGESGIIRGLNVQDIHIVPATQEFGKIKVVTRIQIRFTFGGSTISSNVEDDLLRDMIFNYDVAKRWIAKAKPALKKGAGVGSTVLSSGKWVRFEAPEEGFYRITYDQLRNYGVDPATVNPKTIKIYNNGGYVLSENILMPRPEDLQEIAITVSGEDDGRFDPSDNIIFYGRGTAFWYYDTLGRQMMRNQHSYSAKNYFWITSGGANGKRTGTKTGVTDPNPTVVETSNAYEFWDEDKINIGQSGRYFVGDEFSQSVKSRVYQKKVEGIVPGTPSYYRYWFVNRSTDRISLTIEENGNLVRQSSMTGIGSDPYSYGRMDSSRSVTHFGTYPDERSVLRFTFGTLNSTSYGYLDFYEITYTRYLKAYNDILLFYSPRISGTTGPDSLYEYRLNNFSNTDIKVYDITDHSSVKLVTNPVMQSGSEYRFRVYEKPNFVSRYYSFCGNQYKTPVNAVEVANQNIRGDLTGAKLILVTSKDFQESANRYKQFRESNPSDPLSVKIFFVEEIMNEFNGGSLDPSGLRDFIKYAFDNWQITPDFVFLWGDGDYDFKNIEGKNKNFVLTYQTREFLQEIEAYPTDDFFACIAGTDRKVDIAIGRIAIQSQKQANDYLNKLIAYEKTTDKNAWKNLITLVADDNLTSQGIDLARNTEQSERLSQTVIPREYDQKKIYLINYPTVQTSLGRRKPEVNSAIINSINDGSVLLNYIGHGSPELWAHEQVFVKSSTIPQLKNSRYFFLTAATCDFGYYDKTDAQSATEDLLFLPNAGAIGVFTAVRPVFSEQNTILNDDFYSQILSTQRDSDNLPRRIGTAYLTTKMRYTSSNDQKFHLFCDPALRLALPQFSGKVDSINGIDPSVQIIPVKALNNIKIAGTIKKADGSNWSDFNGEGLLTVYDAETTLPLPEIGSNVSMKVPGGLIFRGRVSVLNGKFNTDFVVPKDISYDNQKGKIVFYFFNSDKDGLAFTNNVSIGGVDQSVINDGKGPVIDITFDDAQYENAYLVNPNSTLVVSLKDETGLNTTGLGVGHKLEAVLNEKEENPIDLTNYFTGDLNSGGKSGKVNYKFTSLEPGIYNIRIKGWDVFNNASTAETEFKVVSGNGTAVEYVMNYPNPFSSNTFFTFQHNIAGTVDVRILIYTVAGRKIKEIDTKWVNDRFVRIEWDGRDQDGDLAGNGTYLYKLIVKPSNGGETKTVLGKLSIVR; encoded by the coding sequence ATGCTCAAAAAAATCTCACTGTCAATTGTTGCTCTGTTCCTCACAGTGTTTCCTCAGAGTGATTTAAGACTTGTTCAATCTTCTCCTGCGTCGTGTATAATTGAATTTATACCCGATTATACGGATACCTCCATGCATTTGTATGGTGAGAGATTGTATCGTGAGATCAATTTCAGGGGTGCAGGCGTCCTCCCAAATCTGAAAGCAGGAATGCCAAATCTGAAATCCAGAGTGATTTCGCTGGGTGTTCCCTTTGAAAATGGCGTTACCGCTGAGATAATATCCGCATCATTTAAGTATTTTGATGGCGAACTCCCGCCTGTAGCCGAAATCTCCTTTAACGAAGACCGAAACCCTGTCTATACCTGGGTTTCTAAACCCGGAACGATCGATTTATCTGAAAATATTATCTTTGGTGAGAGCGGGATAATTCGGGGATTGAATGTTCAGGATATCCACATTGTCCCTGCGACTCAAGAGTTTGGCAAAATAAAAGTAGTGACCAGGATTCAGATAAGATTCACATTCGGCGGATCAACTATTTCCTCCAATGTTGAAGATGATTTGCTTAGAGACATGATATTCAATTATGATGTCGCAAAAAGGTGGATAGCAAAGGCAAAGCCTGCTTTGAAAAAAGGAGCCGGAGTCGGTTCCACCGTGCTTTCATCAGGGAAATGGGTAAGATTTGAGGCTCCGGAAGAAGGATTTTACCGCATTACCTATGATCAACTGCGAAATTATGGTGTTGATCCGGCAACTGTCAATCCAAAAACAATAAAGATTTATAACAATGGCGGTTATGTTCTCTCGGAGAACATATTAATGCCAAGACCCGAAGACCTGCAGGAGATTGCGATCACTGTTTCAGGTGAAGATGACGGGAGATTCGATCCTTCTGATAACATCATTTTTTATGGACGGGGCACCGCATTCTGGTATTATGATACCCTTGGCAGACAGATGATGAGAAATCAGCATTCCTATTCTGCAAAAAACTACTTCTGGATAACATCCGGTGGAGCAAACGGCAAGAGAACTGGTACCAAAACAGGGGTAACTGATCCGAATCCAACTGTGGTTGAAACCTCCAATGCCTACGAATTTTGGGACGAAGACAAAATAAATATCGGGCAGAGCGGGAGATACTTCGTTGGTGATGAATTTTCACAGTCTGTCAAATCCCGTGTTTATCAGAAAAAAGTAGAGGGTATTGTGCCCGGTACTCCTTCTTATTACCGTTACTGGTTTGTGAACAGATCAACTGACAGAATAAGTTTGACAATCGAAGAGAATGGAAATCTTGTAAGACAGAGCAGTATGACGGGAATCGGTTCCGATCCCTATTCTTACGGCAGGATGGACAGCAGCAGAAGTGTTACACATTTCGGGACCTATCCTGACGAGAGGAGTGTCCTCAGATTTACTTTTGGTACTCTCAACAGCACTTCCTATGGATATCTCGATTTTTATGAGATTACATACACAAGATATTTAAAAGCCTACAACGACATCCTTTTGTTTTATTCTCCGAGGATTTCAGGAACAACGGGTCCTGATTCGTTGTACGAGTACAGACTGAACAATTTCTCAAATACCGATATCAAGGTTTATGATATTACAGATCACTCTTCTGTAAAGCTGGTGACAAACCCTGTAATGCAAAGTGGAAGTGAATACCGCTTCAGAGTATACGAAAAGCCAAATTTCGTCAGCAGATACTACTCTTTCTGTGGAAACCAGTATAAAACCCCTGTAAATGCCGTTGAAGTGGCAAATCAGAATATCCGGGGTGATCTCACCGGTGCGAAACTGATACTTGTTACGAGCAAGGATTTTCAGGAATCTGCAAATCGATACAAGCAGTTCAGAGAGTCAAACCCCTCAGACCCCCTCTCCGTAAAGATATTTTTTGTCGAAGAGATTATGAACGAGTTTAACGGCGGCAGTCTGGATCCAAGTGGGCTAAGGGATTTTATAAAATACGCATTTGACAACTGGCAAATCACTCCCGATTTCGTTTTCCTTTGGGGAGACGGGGATTATGACTTCAAAAACATTGAAGGTAAAAACAAAAATTTTGTCCTGACTTATCAGACCCGTGAATTTTTGCAGGAGATAGAGGCATATCCAACCGATGATTTTTTTGCATGCATTGCAGGAACGGACAGAAAAGTTGATATTGCGATCGGAAGAATAGCCATTCAAAGCCAGAAACAGGCGAATGATTACCTCAACAAGCTGATCGCGTATGAGAAAACCACAGACAAAAATGCCTGGAAAAATCTTATCACTCTCGTAGCAGATGACAACCTGACATCACAGGGTATCGATCTGGCGAGGAATACTGAACAGTCGGAGAGACTTTCACAGACAGTTATACCCAGGGAATATGATCAGAAAAAAATATATCTGATCAATTATCCAACTGTACAGACAAGTCTGGGAAGAAGGAAACCGGAAGTGAATTCTGCAATTATCAATTCGATAAATGATGGATCGGTACTTCTGAACTATATTGGTCATGGAAGTCCTGAACTTTGGGCACATGAACAAGTGTTTGTGAAAAGTTCGACAATCCCTCAACTAAAGAACAGCAGATACTTCTTTTTAACTGCCGCCACATGCGATTTTGGATATTATGATAAAACAGACGCTCAAAGCGCTACTGAGGACCTCCTGTTTCTTCCGAATGCAGGAGCCATAGGAGTTTTTACTGCGGTAAGACCTGTATTTTCGGAACAAAATACGATCCTGAACGATGATTTTTATTCACAGATTTTGAGCACACAAAGGGATTCAGACAATCTTCCAAGAAGAATAGGAACGGCTTATCTGACAACAAAGATGAGATATACCAGTTCTAATGACCAAAAATTCCATCTGTTCTGTGATCCGGCACTTAGGCTCGCCCTGCCACAGTTTTCGGGCAAGGTTGATTCCATAAACGGCATTGATCCTTCTGTTCAGATAATACCGGTTAAAGCTTTAAATAACATAAAGATAGCCGGAACTATTAAAAAGGCGGACGGAAGCAACTGGAGTGATTTCAACGGCGAAGGGTTGCTAACAGTATATGATGCAGAGACTACACTGCCACTTCCTGAAATCGGATCGAATGTAAGTATGAAGGTACCAGGTGGTTTGATCTTCCGGGGAAGGGTTTCAGTGTTAAACGGCAAATTCAATACTGACTTTGTTGTTCCAAAAGATATTTCATATGACAATCAAAAAGGTAAAATCGTTTTTTACTTTTTTAACAGTGACAAAGACGGTCTTGCTTTCACTAATAATGTTTCAATAGGTGGGGTTGACCAGTCCGTTATAAATGACGGCAAGGGACCTGTTATAGATATTACTTTTGATGACGCACAGTACGAAAATGCGTATTTGGTAAATCCTAACTCCACCCTCGTGGTTTCATTAAAGGACGAGACAGGCTTGAATACGACAGGTCTGGGAGTAGGTCATAAACTTGAAGCAGTTTTGAATGAGAAAGAAGAGAATCCGATCGATTTGACGAATTATTTTACGGGTGATCTCAATTCAGGCGGTAAAAGCGGTAAGGTAAACTATAAATTCACAAGTCTGGAACCGGGTATCTACAACATCCGTATAAAAGGATGGGATGTATTTAACAATGCATCTACAGCAGAGACGGAGTTCAAGGTTGTTTCCGGGAACGGGACGGCGGTCGAATATGTAATGAATTATCCTAATCCGTTCTCTTCGAATACTTTTTTTACATTCCAGCATAACATCGCTGGTACTGTTGATGTAAGGATTCTGATCTACACAGTGGCGGGCCGTAAAATCAAAGAAATAGATACGAAATGGGTAAACGACCGTTTTGTGCGGATTGAGTGGGATGGTCGGGATCAGGATGGTGATCTCGCCGGAAACGGTACTTACCTTTACAAATTAATTGTCAAGCCATCCAACGGTGGTGAGACCAAAACAGTACTCGGTAAGCTGAGTATTGTCAGATAA